One Actinosynnema pretiosum DNA segment encodes these proteins:
- a CDS encoding glutamate ABC transporter substrate-binding protein — protein MRVRSLAALLLAGGLALTACGKEGSPADTGSAPTQAAEADVKVDGSATFDKMKSRGKVVIGVKEDQPGLGFKDATTNKYSGFDVEIARLVAAKLGFGEDKIEYKAIASAGREQALINGDVDYYVGTYTINDGRKEKIAFAGPYFVAGQDLLVRADDTSITGKETLMGKKVCSVTGSTPIKRIKDEKLTEDANITEFQNYSQCVSKLAEGAVDAVTTDDAILKGYAAQEKDKFKVVGKPFSKEPYGIGLNKEDKPLRDKVNDVLQSAIDDGTWKSIYDSTLGKSGSPAEPPAIDRY, from the coding sequence ATGAGGGTTCGCTCCCTTGCGGCGCTGTTGCTGGCCGGCGGCCTCGCCCTGACCGCCTGTGGCAAGGAGGGTTCCCCGGCTGACACCGGCTCCGCCCCCACCCAGGCCGCCGAGGCCGACGTCAAGGTCGACGGCTCCGCGACCTTCGACAAGATGAAGAGCCGCGGCAAGGTCGTCATCGGTGTCAAGGAGGACCAGCCGGGCCTGGGCTTCAAGGACGCCACGACCAACAAGTACAGCGGTTTCGACGTCGAGATCGCGCGCCTGGTCGCCGCCAAGCTCGGCTTCGGCGAGGACAAGATCGAGTACAAGGCGATCGCGTCCGCGGGCCGCGAGCAGGCGCTGATCAACGGCGACGTGGACTACTACGTCGGCACGTACACGATCAACGACGGCCGCAAGGAGAAGATCGCCTTCGCGGGTCCGTACTTCGTCGCCGGGCAGGACCTGCTCGTCCGCGCGGACGACACCAGCATCACCGGCAAGGAAACCCTCATGGGCAAGAAGGTCTGCTCCGTGACCGGCTCCACGCCGATCAAGCGGATCAAGGACGAGAAGCTCACCGAGGACGCCAACATCACGGAGTTCCAGAACTACTCCCAGTGCGTCTCGAAGCTGGCTGAGGGCGCGGTCGACGCCGTCACCACCGACGACGCGATCCTCAAGGGCTACGCCGCCCAGGAGAAGGACAAGTTCAAGGTCGTCGGCAAGCCGTTCTCCAAGGAGCCCTACGGCATCGGCCTGAACAAGGAGGACAAGCCGCTGCGGGACAAGGTCAACGACGTCCTGCAGAGCGCGATCGACGACGGCACCTGGAAGAGCATCTACGACTCCACGCTGGGCAAGTCGGGCTCCCCGGCCGAGCCGCCCGCCATCGACCGCTACTGA
- a CDS encoding amino acid ABC transporter permease, which yields MSVLTNYSDLFLKAFGTTIQLFLFSAVGSLVLGTILAMLRVSPVPVLRAAGATYVTVLRNTPLTLVFFFFAFAYPLLKILELDPFKGAVVSLTVYTSAFICEVIRSGINTVPVGQAEASRALGLSFGQMLGNVVLPQALRTVVPPLASTMIALLKNTTIAAGFSVGDAGAIMYTFSEDGVNMLVGLGWVAFIFILLVLPLTAVQRGLERRWSVAR from the coding sequence ATGAGCGTCCTAACCAACTACTCCGACCTCTTCCTGAAGGCTTTCGGCACCACCATCCAGCTCTTCCTGTTCTCAGCGGTCGGGTCGTTGGTGCTGGGGACGATCCTGGCGATGCTGCGGGTCAGCCCGGTCCCGGTGCTGCGCGCGGCGGGCGCCACCTACGTCACGGTCCTGCGCAACACGCCGCTGACCCTGGTGTTCTTCTTCTTCGCGTTCGCCTACCCGCTGTTGAAGATCCTGGAGCTCGACCCCTTCAAGGGCGCGGTCGTGTCGTTGACCGTCTACACCTCGGCGTTCATCTGCGAGGTCATCCGGTCCGGCATCAACACCGTCCCGGTCGGCCAGGCGGAGGCCTCCCGCGCGCTGGGCCTGTCCTTCGGGCAGATGCTCGGCAACGTGGTGCTCCCGCAGGCCCTGCGGACCGTGGTCCCGCCACTGGCGAGCACCATGATCGCACTGCTGAAGAACACCACCATCGCGGCCGGCTTCTCGGTCGGCGACGCCGGGGCGATCATGTACACGTTCTCCGAGGACGGCGTGAACATGCTGGTCGGCCTGGGTTGGGTGGCCTTCATCTTCATCCTGCTGGTACTGCCGCTGACCGCCGTTCAGCGCGGCCTGGAGAGGCGCTGGAGCGTGGCCCGATGA
- a CDS encoding amino acid ABC transporter permease: MSSVLFDVPGPKAKVRHAIMAVVGVAAVLGIVGFIGYRFYDSGQFEPRMWEWIQYETVQLELVSRLGNTLSAFAVASVAALVLGAVLAAGRLSDHAFWRIPAGFLVEVFRAIPLLIMIFIFYFGLPTIDIKMSQFTAVVLGLTLYNGSVLAEVFRAGVASLPRGQAEAAYALGMRKTQVMTQVLLPQALRAMLPAIISQLVVLLKDTALGFIINYKELLDYTKYLGTQGQFGRPLVPMTIVTGAIYVALCLLLTWFAVWLEKRNRRSKKAVVKESEAELEQKAHAASAAG, encoded by the coding sequence ATGAGTTCCGTCCTGTTCGACGTCCCCGGCCCGAAGGCCAAGGTCCGGCACGCCATCATGGCCGTGGTCGGTGTCGCGGCGGTGCTCGGCATCGTCGGCTTCATCGGCTACCGCTTCTACGACAGCGGCCAGTTCGAGCCGCGCATGTGGGAGTGGATCCAGTACGAGACCGTCCAGCTGGAGCTGGTCAGCAGGCTCGGCAACACGCTCTCGGCGTTCGCCGTCGCCTCGGTGGCCGCGCTCGTGCTGGGCGCGGTGCTCGCCGCGGGCAGGCTCTCGGACCACGCCTTCTGGCGGATCCCGGCGGGCTTCCTCGTCGAGGTCTTCCGCGCGATCCCGCTGCTCATCATGATCTTCATCTTCTACTTCGGCCTGCCGACGATCGACATCAAGATGTCGCAGTTCACGGCCGTCGTGCTCGGCCTGACCCTGTACAACGGGTCGGTGCTCGCCGAGGTGTTCCGCGCGGGCGTCGCCTCGCTGCCGCGCGGGCAGGCCGAGGCCGCCTACGCGCTGGGGATGCGCAAGACCCAGGTGATGACGCAGGTCCTGCTGCCGCAGGCGCTGCGCGCGATGCTCCCGGCGATCATCAGCCAGCTGGTGGTGCTGCTCAAGGACACCGCGCTGGGCTTCATCATCAACTACAAGGAGCTCCTGGACTACACCAAGTACCTGGGCACGCAGGGCCAGTTCGGCCGTCCGCTGGTCCCGATGACGATCGTCACCGGCGCCATCTACGTCGCGCTGTGCCTGCTGCTGACCTGGTTCGCGGTGTGGTTGGAGAAGCGCAACCGGCGCAGCAAGAAGGCCGTCGTCAAGGAGTCCGAGGCCGAGCTGGAGCAGAAGGCCCACGCGGCCAGCGCCGCAGGCTGA
- a CDS encoding EcsC family protein — translation MVEESSSAVQRAQQGAVEQLLRLGIDGFGPFKSARQTADEALAKGLTRERAIRQIIRQHVAAAGAQGFVTNLGGLLTLPVALPANLTASYLVQAHMIASIAAVHGHDLESQEVQTAVLVCMVGNAGTEVLKKAGIKAGTKLTVNLIERIPAKVIVEINKRIGFTLLAKYGTSRATLVLAKGVPLVGGVIGGGVDAVATRALGAFAQRFFGRDGQPEVEDGEVLDERLEGRVVDGRVLGSAPAPELADEDASGAARVIRLPPRGERREDR, via the coding sequence ATGGTCGAGGAGTCCTCCAGCGCGGTCCAGCGGGCCCAGCAGGGTGCCGTCGAGCAGCTCCTGCGGTTGGGAATCGACGGCTTCGGGCCGTTCAAGAGCGCCCGGCAGACCGCCGACGAGGCGCTCGCCAAGGGGCTCACCCGCGAGCGCGCGATCCGGCAGATCATCCGGCAGCACGTGGCCGCGGCGGGCGCCCAGGGGTTCGTGACGAACCTCGGCGGCCTGCTCACGCTGCCCGTGGCGCTGCCCGCGAACCTCACCGCCTCCTACCTGGTGCAGGCGCACATGATCGCGTCCATCGCGGCGGTGCACGGGCACGACCTGGAGAGCCAGGAGGTGCAGACCGCCGTGCTGGTGTGCATGGTCGGCAACGCGGGCACCGAGGTGCTCAAGAAGGCGGGCATCAAGGCCGGGACCAAGCTGACCGTGAACCTGATCGAGCGAATCCCGGCGAAGGTCATCGTCGAGATCAACAAGCGGATCGGGTTCACCCTGCTGGCCAAGTACGGCACCTCGCGGGCGACCCTGGTGCTGGCCAAGGGCGTGCCGCTGGTGGGCGGGGTGATCGGCGGCGGCGTCGACGCGGTGGCCACCAGGGCGCTCGGGGCGTTCGCGCAGCGGTTCTTCGGGCGGGACGGGCAGCCCGAGGTCGAGGACGGCGAGGTGCTCGACGAGCGGCTGGAGGGGCGTGTGGTCGACGGCCGCGTCCTGGGGTCCGCACCGGCCCCCGAGCTCGCCGACGAGGACGCCTCGGGCGCGGCGCGGGTGATCAGGCTGCCCCCGCGCGGCGAGCGCCGGGAGGACCGCTGA
- a CDS encoding CGNR zinc finger domain-containing protein: protein MRVLDFVGTLHGDGRGGLVDELGTPEGFARWLGRPGDEELRARALELRAAVRALLAHVTGAGERLDAPLAVRWEQALDVVNRTAALAPRVARLEWADGPKLVHLSEAGARDRLLADLATGAIELLAGGGAAELRACPSPRCVRYFVRSHPQQVWCLPSCGNRARVSRHHRRKHA from the coding sequence GTGAGGGTCTTGGACTTCGTGGGCACCCTGCACGGCGACGGCCGGGGTGGCCTGGTCGACGAGCTGGGCACGCCCGAGGGGTTCGCGCGCTGGCTCGGGCGGCCGGGCGACGAGGAGCTGCGGGCGCGCGCGCTGGAGCTGCGGGCGGCGGTGCGGGCGCTGCTCGCCCACGTGACGGGCGCCGGGGAGCGGTTGGACGCGCCGCTCGCGGTGCGCTGGGAGCAGGCGCTCGACGTGGTCAACCGGACCGCCGCGCTGGCGCCCAGGGTGGCCAGGCTGGAGTGGGCGGACGGGCCGAAGCTGGTGCACCTGTCCGAGGCGGGCGCGCGGGACCGGCTGCTGGCCGACCTCGCCACGGGCGCCATCGAGCTGCTGGCCGGGGGCGGGGCGGCCGAGCTGCGGGCCTGCCCGTCACCCCGGTGCGTGCGCTACTTCGTGCGCTCGCACCCGCAGCAGGTCTGGTGCCTGCCCTCGTGCGGGAACCGGGCCAGGGTGAGCAGGCACCACCGCCGCAAGCACGCCTGA
- a CDS encoding maleylpyruvate isomerase family mycothiol-dependent enzyme → MLEGYARLADALHELPDEQLGHPTDLPGWSRGHVLAHIEGVTSAVARQAELEGSPTEMYEGGRPARDEAIERGATRTAAEHRQAVASAVARLGEAWSGVSDWSARVVYRDGTLLDTAHALWREVEIHHRDLLLGPVPWSQEFRDHAVAFLTPRVPDGVKLVLTPADAPGWVLGAGERVELAGAADDLVAWLAGRTPAGELTTTGELPELKPWP, encoded by the coding sequence GTGCTTGAGGGGTACGCCAGGCTCGCCGACGCCCTCCACGAGCTGCCCGACGAGCAGTTGGGCCACCCCACCGACCTGCCCGGCTGGTCGCGCGGGCACGTGCTGGCCCACATCGAGGGTGTCACCTCCGCCGTGGCGCGGCAGGCCGAGCTGGAGGGCTCCCCGACCGAGATGTACGAGGGCGGGAGGCCCGCGCGCGACGAGGCGATCGAGCGGGGGGCCACCAGGACGGCGGCCGAGCACCGCCAGGCCGTCGCGAGCGCCGTCGCCCGCCTGGGTGAGGCCTGGTCCGGCGTGTCGGACTGGTCGGCCCGCGTGGTCTACCGGGACGGCACCCTCCTGGACACCGCGCACGCGCTGTGGCGCGAGGTGGAGATCCACCACCGCGACCTCCTGCTCGGCCCGGTCCCGTGGTCGCAGGAGTTCCGGGACCACGCGGTCGCCTTCCTGACCCCGCGCGTGCCGGACGGCGTCAAGCTCGTCCTGACCCCCGCCGACGCCCCCGGCTGGGTGCTCGGCGCGGGGGAGCGGGTGGAGCTGGCGGGCGCCGCCGACGACCTGGTCGCCTGGCTGGCCGGGCGCACCCCGGCGGGCGAGCTGACCACGACGGGCGAGCTGCCCGAGCTCAAGCCCTGGCCCTGA
- a CDS encoding DUF3500 domain-containing protein, which translates to MREDITEATGALLGLLTADQRDAAVRELDGGLLAEWAYTPVARPGLVVGELAREQRKAVHRLLACVLSPHGYAQAAAVMALEDVLDHREGGVKDRHQGDYSVLLFGEPGDAPWGWRVEGHHLSVTAVVADGRVSATPVFLGANPARTSYRGRAVLQPLGLEEELARELLDRMGPTARGLAVVADVPPEDIRSGNAPSVTGEVEPLGIAASSLDRGSRALLAALARLYLDCLHSDLADEEFQALDAERLHFAWEGSTRPGEGHYYRLQGPDLLIEYDNTANGADHAHSVWRRRAGDFGRDLLAAHRASARHP; encoded by the coding sequence GTGCGCGAGGACATCACCGAGGCGACCGGGGCCCTGCTGGGCCTGCTCACCGCCGACCAGCGCGACGCCGCCGTGCGGGAGCTGGACGGCGGGCTGCTCGCCGAGTGGGCCTACACGCCGGTCGCCCGCCCCGGGCTGGTGGTCGGCGAGCTGGCGCGCGAGCAGCGCAAGGCCGTGCACCGCCTGCTCGCCTGCGTCCTGAGCCCCCACGGCTACGCCCAGGCCGCCGCCGTGATGGCGCTGGAGGACGTCCTGGACCACCGCGAGGGCGGGGTGAAGGACCGCCACCAGGGTGATTACTCGGTGCTGCTGTTCGGTGAACCGGGCGACGCCCCGTGGGGGTGGCGGGTCGAGGGGCACCACCTGTCGGTGACCGCCGTGGTGGCCGACGGCCGGGTGTCCGCGACCCCGGTGTTCCTGGGCGCCAACCCGGCCCGCACCAGCTACCGGGGCCGCGCGGTCCTGCAGCCGCTCGGGCTGGAGGAGGAGCTGGCCAGGGAGCTGCTGGACCGGATGGGCCCCACCGCGCGCGGGCTGGCCGTGGTGGCCGACGTCCCGCCCGAGGACATCCGATCGGGCAACGCACCGTCGGTGACCGGGGAGGTGGAGCCGCTGGGCATCGCCGCGAGCAGCCTGGACCGCGGGTCGCGCGCCCTGCTGGCCGCCCTGGCCAGGCTGTACCTCGACTGCCTGCACAGCGACCTGGCCGACGAGGAGTTCCAGGCGCTGGACGCGGAGCGGCTGCACTTCGCCTGGGAGGGGTCCACCCGTCCGGGCGAGGGGCACTACTACCGGTTGCAGGGCCCGGACCTGCTGATCGAGTACGACAACACCGCGAACGGCGCCGACCACGCCCACTCGGTGTGGCGCAGGCGGGCGGGCGACTTCGGCCGGGACCTCCTGGCCGCGCACCGCGCGTCGGCGCGCCACCCCTGA